A genomic segment from Streptosporangiales bacterium encodes:
- a CDS encoding phosphonate metabolism protein PhnI yields MGYAGARGGLEAILAAERLTKRSRLTADGPWLGLDQVTGRLRLAVDRVQGEGGLWAPELAARAFRQAEGDVIEAAQLVRSYRSTLPRLAYSEPVHANEMTVLRRIVPAYRTPPGPQLLGRTLDYTGRLVDRTPEADAKAEATRLAHEPLPEGDDDGGGELRKPVRLLDVLRSMDLAVDRRLPDDPQPYDITRKPAKPGAPRSAWLATMARAETGALMNLWYRNILGPDGYIHEVTLGEVRHGYLPVRVTHPHTGEPVDIGTVRATETEAIEDLDGLDEDRTKFDVGYGFCLGHNERKAIAMANLDISAWRDGGRSALQQSILLTTDGLDSSGFLEHLKLPHYVTFRSMVERKQAVRAALAEMAANDEQTATMAELLADQPPEMDCVSSISADREPAR; encoded by the coding sequence ATGGGATACGCGGGAGCCCGTGGCGGGCTGGAGGCGATCCTCGCCGCCGAGCGACTGACCAAGCGGTCGCGGCTCACGGCCGACGGCCCGTGGCTGGGCCTCGACCAGGTGACCGGGCGGCTGCGGCTGGCCGTCGACCGGGTGCAGGGCGAGGGCGGGCTGTGGGCGCCGGAACTCGCGGCGCGTGCGTTCCGGCAGGCCGAGGGCGACGTGATCGAGGCCGCGCAGCTGGTGCGCTCGTACCGGTCGACGCTGCCCCGGCTGGCGTACAGCGAGCCCGTGCACGCGAACGAGATGACCGTGCTGCGCCGGATCGTGCCCGCGTACCGCACACCACCCGGACCACAGCTGCTCGGCCGCACGCTCGACTACACCGGCCGGCTGGTCGACCGCACGCCGGAGGCGGACGCCAAGGCCGAGGCGACGCGGCTGGCGCACGAGCCGCTGCCCGAGGGCGACGACGACGGCGGCGGGGAGCTGCGCAAGCCGGTGCGGCTGCTCGACGTACTGCGGTCGATGGACCTCGCCGTCGACCGGCGGCTGCCCGACGACCCGCAGCCGTACGACATCACGAGGAAGCCCGCGAAGCCGGGTGCGCCGCGCTCGGCGTGGCTGGCCACCATGGCGCGCGCGGAGACCGGTGCGCTGATGAACCTGTGGTACCGCAACATCCTCGGCCCGGACGGCTACATCCACGAGGTGACGCTCGGCGAGGTGCGGCACGGCTACCTGCCGGTGCGGGTGACGCACCCGCACACCGGTGAGCCGGTCGACATCGGCACCGTGCGGGCGACCGAGACCGAGGCGATCGAGGACCTCGACGGCCTGGACGAGGACCGTACGAAGTTCGACGTCGGCTACGGCTTCTGCCTCGGCCACAACGAACGCAAGGCGATCGCCATGGCCAACCTGGACATCTCCGCGTGGCGCGACGGTGGCCGGTCGGCGCTGCAGCAGTCGATCCTGCTGACCACCGACGGGCTCGACTCGTCCGGCTTCCTCGAACACCTGAAGCTGCCGCACTACGTGACGTTCCGCTCGATGGTGGAACGCAAGCAGGCCGTGCGCGCGGCGCTTGCGGAGATGGCCGCGAACGACGAGCAGACGGCCACCATGGCGGAGCTGCTCGCCGACCAGCCGCCTGAGATGGAC
- the phnH gene encoding phosphonate C-P lyase system protein PhnH codes for MAVTELTSLGRKARAARLDPLAAQRVFDALLHTLANPGVPATIAVPAGVPPALLPAVTLADVEVTMTVLTDDDWADAVFAVTGARRAALADAGLVVALRPVDAGEVRSLCRGTAEAPESAARLVAAVEAIGGDAGTELTLRGPGVPGVRQLCVRGLDPAVVRALAEANTEFPAGVDAHLVAADGTVASIPRGTEVRVAREN; via the coding sequence ATGGCCGTCACCGAGCTGACCAGCCTGGGTCGCAAGGCCCGCGCGGCGCGGCTCGACCCGCTCGCCGCGCAGCGGGTGTTCGACGCGCTGCTGCACACCCTCGCCAACCCTGGCGTGCCGGCGACGATCGCCGTACCTGCCGGGGTGCCGCCGGCGCTGTTGCCTGCCGTGACGCTCGCCGACGTCGAGGTGACCATGACCGTGCTCACCGACGACGACTGGGCGGACGCCGTCTTCGCGGTCACAGGTGCGCGCCGCGCGGCACTCGCCGACGCCGGTCTGGTCGTCGCGCTGCGCCCCGTCGACGCGGGCGAGGTGCGGTCGCTGTGCCGCGGCACAGCGGAGGCGCCGGAGAGCGCAGCGCGTCTGGTCGCGGCGGTCGAGGCAATCGGGGGCGACGCGGGTACGGAGCTGACGCTGCGCGGCCCTGGCGTGCCAGGCGTTCGGCAGCTGTGCGTCCGCGGGCTCGATCCCGCGGTGGTGCGGGCACTGGCCGAGGCGAACACCGAGTTCCCCGCCGGCGTCGACGCCCATCTGGTGGCCGCCGACGGAACCGTGGCGTCGATACCGCGCGGTACCGAGGTCCGAGTAGCGAGGGAGAACTGA
- the phnG gene encoding phosphonate C-P lyase system protein PhnG: MRQRRAELLARATREELDPVAEEVLAAIAEQPVVLSGPDVGMVMLQLREPVAEERFYVGEMLVTQVEVELAGERGWCMRMGDDKRAALAAALLDAAAEGTAREPVDALCLRVAEREARAARTEWASIAPTEVKFEELD; encoded by the coding sequence ATGCGGCAGCGGCGCGCCGAGCTGCTCGCCCGTGCCACCCGCGAGGAGCTCGACCCGGTGGCCGAGGAAGTGCTCGCCGCCATCGCCGAGCAGCCGGTCGTGCTGTCCGGGCCGGACGTCGGCATGGTCATGCTGCAGCTGCGTGAACCCGTTGCGGAGGAACGGTTCTACGTCGGCGAGATGCTCGTCACCCAGGTGGAGGTGGAGCTCGCCGGCGAACGCGGCTGGTGCATGCGGATGGGTGACGACAAGCGCGCCGCGCTCGCCGCGGCGTTGCTCGACGCGGCCGCCGAGGGCACTGCACGGGAGCCGGTCGACGCGCTGTGCCTGCGGGTGGCCGAGCGGGAGGCGCGTGCCGCGCGAACGGAGTGGGCGTCGATCGCGCCGACCGAGGTGAAGTTCGAGGAGCTCGACTGA
- a CDS encoding UTRA domain-containing protein: MVVMTTRPTYLELADLLAVELKTAPAGTKVPSEHDLVAAHGVSRITARAALQELELRYLVRRVRGAGTFVRRRIDYVIDKNLPPSFSATVAAAGGAPGSRLLGVVRRAPDRGSTYEQEIADGGDIVEIHRVSLVDGVPANVATMRMSGKQLPDIEEHLDDDVSVHALLQEVYGITLRRWRHQVTLDVPDTTVASLLGDEAPRPCWYAESLNRIEGTTQLGEYASSWAHPQVIRKVFQIEEERQ; the protein is encoded by the coding sequence ATGGTTGTCATGACAACTCGTCCGACCTACTTGGAGCTGGCCGACCTGCTCGCCGTCGAGCTGAAGACCGCACCGGCGGGCACGAAGGTGCCGTCGGAGCACGACCTGGTGGCGGCGCACGGCGTCAGCAGGATCACCGCACGGGCGGCGCTGCAGGAGCTGGAGCTGCGTTACCTCGTACGGCGAGTGCGCGGCGCGGGCACGTTCGTGCGGCGGCGGATCGACTACGTCATCGACAAGAACCTGCCGCCGAGCTTCTCCGCTACGGTCGCGGCCGCAGGCGGCGCACCGGGCAGCCGGCTGCTCGGCGTCGTCCGGCGTGCGCCCGACCGCGGCAGCACGTACGAGCAGGAGATCGCCGACGGCGGTGACATCGTGGAGATCCACCGGGTGTCGCTCGTCGACGGCGTGCCCGCGAACGTCGCGACCATGCGGATGTCCGGCAAGCAGCTGCCCGACATCGAGGAGCACCTCGACGACGACGTGTCGGTGCATGCGCTGCTGCAGGAGGTCTACGGCATCACGCTGCGCAGGTGGCGACACCAGGTGACGCTCGACGTGCCTGACACGACGGTCGCCAGCCTGCTCGGCGACGAGGCGCCCCGGCCCTGCTGGTACGCGGAGAGCCTCAACCGCATCGAGGGCACTACGCAGCTCGGTGAGTACGCGTCCAGCTGGGCGCATCCGCAGGTGATCCGCAAGGTCTTCCAGATCGAGGAGGAACGGCAGTGA